A region from the Stigmatella erecta genome encodes:
- a CDS encoding AAA family ATPase, whose amino-acid sequence MPPAGHSDDNPFNLENPSILDIAPPEPKSLEETGLKMGLLSDIALKFLYYSGTGTGMAIAEELCLPWPGVIERVVDFVATEKLVDLRGGKGFGRASVEFVLTEKGREYARDALTRTTYVGPAPVPIEQYNALITSQTEENPVVSREDLLMGLSHLTVTEELLDKLGPAVNSSRSLFLYGPPGNGKTSLAEAISRMFGGEAFVPYCLEIDNQIIKVFDSLNHSPVPLEVGRDGAGRRQTFEMDHRWQLCRRPAVVVGGELTLETLDLIYSETARFYEAPFQVKANGGMLLIDDFGRQKVHPTDLLNRWIVPLEKRIDFLTLHTGKKFEIPFEQLLVFSTNLDPKELVDEAFLRRIKYKIEVKNPDEETFRDIFQRVCEAVGIPYVDQAITYLIEAYYKPRNMQMRACHPRDLVSLIKDAARYRQIPPALSKDLLDQACEVFLVDL is encoded by the coding sequence ATGCCTCCGGCTGGCCACTCGGACGACAACCCCTTCAACCTCGAGAATCCCTCGATTCTCGACATCGCTCCTCCCGAGCCGAAGTCTCTGGAGGAGACCGGCTTGAAGATGGGGCTGCTGTCCGACATCGCCCTGAAGTTCCTGTACTACTCGGGCACCGGCACCGGCATGGCCATCGCCGAGGAGCTGTGCCTGCCCTGGCCCGGCGTCATCGAGCGCGTGGTGGACTTCGTGGCCACCGAGAAGCTCGTGGACCTGCGGGGTGGCAAGGGCTTCGGCCGCGCCTCGGTGGAGTTCGTCCTCACCGAGAAGGGGCGCGAGTACGCGCGTGACGCGCTCACGCGCACCACCTACGTGGGGCCCGCCCCGGTCCCCATCGAGCAGTACAACGCGCTCATCACCAGCCAGACCGAGGAGAACCCCGTCGTCAGCCGGGAGGACCTGCTGATGGGGCTCTCCCACCTCACCGTCACCGAGGAGCTGCTCGACAAGCTGGGCCCCGCGGTCAACTCCAGCCGCTCGCTGTTTCTCTACGGGCCCCCGGGCAACGGCAAGACGAGCCTCGCGGAGGCCATCTCCCGCATGTTCGGCGGCGAGGCCTTCGTCCCCTACTGCCTGGAGATCGACAACCAGATCATCAAGGTCTTCGACAGCCTCAACCACTCCCCCGTCCCGCTGGAGGTGGGCCGGGACGGCGCGGGACGGCGGCAGACCTTCGAGATGGACCACCGCTGGCAGCTGTGCCGCCGCCCGGCGGTGGTGGTGGGCGGCGAGCTGACGCTGGAGACGTTGGACCTCATCTACTCGGAGACGGCGCGCTTCTACGAGGCGCCCTTCCAGGTGAAGGCCAACGGCGGCATGCTCCTCATCGACGACTTCGGCCGGCAGAAGGTCCACCCCACGGACCTGCTCAACCGGTGGATCGTCCCCTTGGAGAAGCGCATCGACTTCCTCACCCTGCACACGGGCAAGAAGTTCGAGATTCCCTTCGAGCAGCTGCTCGTCTTCTCCACCAACCTGGACCCCAAGGAGCTGGTGGACGAGGCGTTCCTGCGCCGCATCAAGTACAAGATCGAGGTGAAGAACCCGGACGAGGAGACCTTCCGGGACATCTTCCAGCGGGTGTGCGAGGCCGTGGGCATCCCCTACGTGGACCAGGCCATCACCTACCTCATCGAGGCCTACTACAAGCCGCGCAACATGCAGATGCGTGCTTGCCACCCCAGGGACCTGGTTTCCTTGATCAAGGACGCCGCGAGATACCGGCAAATCCCCCCCGCACTTTCGAAGGATTTGCTCGACCAGGCGTGCGAAGTCTTCCTGGTCGACCTGTGA
- a CDS encoding Fic family protein — MKERYQEIDEKNETLRDYLEIFKDKSRDFLEKFEMSWIYHDAALEGVVYTQQELLAALFPGKVAAEASLMPVVLEVRNHKAVCDYIREEAAASKKTAPITLTQIKRMHDLLIGNTPEAMAARAATERRERTEKELSKERERAGLRKDMPLHRTYFHDIAQPAKIQPALEKLVDYTASAEFREFHPIKQAATVQHMFLQIFPFTEHSGKVGRMCTNLLMLRNNYMPVIIHSIDRQKYYESFRGNVAGFRTLLMDAIENSLDNGIKYFKDLNRRYKAIN, encoded by the coding sequence GTGAAGGAACGCTACCAAGAGATCGATGAGAAGAACGAGACGCTGCGCGACTACCTCGAGATCTTCAAGGACAAGTCCCGCGACTTCCTCGAGAAGTTCGAGATGTCGTGGATCTACCACGACGCGGCGCTCGAAGGCGTCGTGTACACCCAACAGGAGCTGCTCGCAGCGCTGTTCCCCGGAAAGGTGGCCGCCGAGGCCTCGCTGATGCCGGTGGTGCTGGAGGTGCGCAACCACAAGGCCGTGTGCGACTACATCCGCGAGGAGGCCGCCGCGAGCAAGAAGACCGCGCCCATCACCCTCACGCAGATCAAGCGCATGCACGACTTGCTCATCGGCAACACGCCCGAGGCGATGGCGGCGCGCGCGGCGACCGAGCGGCGCGAGCGCACCGAGAAGGAGCTGTCCAAGGAGCGCGAGCGCGCGGGCCTGCGCAAGGACATGCCGCTGCACCGCACGTACTTCCACGACATCGCCCAGCCCGCGAAGATCCAGCCCGCGCTGGAGAAGCTGGTGGACTACACCGCGAGCGCCGAGTTCCGGGAGTTCCACCCCATCAAGCAGGCGGCCACGGTGCAGCACATGTTCCTGCAGATCTTCCCCTTCACCGAGCACAGCGGGAAGGTGGGAAGGATGTGCACGAACCTCTTGATGCTGCGCAACAACTACATGCCGGTCATCATCCACTCCATCGACCGGCAGAAGTACTACGAGTCGTTCCGCGGCAACGTGGCCGGCTTCCGCACGCTGCTGATGGATGCCATCGAGAACTCGCTCGACAACGGCATCAAGTACTTCAAGGACCTCAACCGCCGGTACAAGGCCATCAACTAG
- a CDS encoding deoxyribonuclease IV — MLLGAHESIAGGVSQAFARAEEHGARSLQIFTKNARGWNAPPLTQEERRAFRAEARRSGLPAIAHGSYLVNLGTEDPVLREKSIACVTEELTRCEQLGISCLVIHPGTHPDEKRGLALVAEGLDEVHRRTPRFRSRVCLEITAGQGHCLGWRFWHLTEILSRVAREDRLGICLDTCHLFAAGYDLSSEEGYDSVMAECDAAIGLDRVRCFHLNDCKKPLGCRVDRHEEVGKGTIGRTAFRCLVNDSRFVNTIGVLETPFPERYPEAIRLLESLRRRQ, encoded by the coding sequence GTGCTCCTCGGCGCTCACGAGTCCATCGCAGGAGGCGTGAGCCAGGCGTTCGCGCGCGCCGAGGAACACGGCGCGCGCAGCCTCCAGATTTTCACCAAGAACGCGCGCGGCTGGAACGCCCCTCCGCTCACGCAGGAGGAGCGCCGGGCCTTCCGCGCCGAGGCCCGCCGCAGCGGGCTGCCCGCCATCGCCCACGGCAGCTACCTGGTGAACCTGGGCACGGAGGACCCCGTGCTGCGCGAGAAGTCCATCGCGTGCGTGACGGAGGAGCTGACGCGCTGCGAGCAGCTGGGCATCTCCTGCCTCGTCATCCACCCGGGCACCCACCCGGACGAGAAGCGCGGCCTGGCGCTGGTGGCCGAGGGGCTGGACGAGGTGCACCGGCGCACGCCCCGCTTCCGCTCCCGCGTGTGCCTGGAAATCACCGCCGGCCAGGGCCACTGCCTCGGCTGGCGCTTCTGGCACCTCACGGAGATCCTCTCGCGCGTGGCGCGGGAGGACCGGCTGGGCATCTGCCTGGACACCTGCCACCTGTTCGCGGCGGGGTATGATTTGTCCTCCGAGGAGGGTTACGACTCGGTGATGGCCGAGTGCGATGCGGCCATTGGCCTGGACCGCGTCCGCTGCTTCCACCTCAACGACTGCAAGAAGCCGCTGGGGTGCCGGGTCGACCGGCACGAAGAGGTGGGCAAGGGAACGATCGGGCGGACGGCTTTCCGCTGCCTCGTGAATGATTCCCGGTTCGTCAACACCATTGGGGTACTGGAGACCCCCTTCCCGGAACGGTACCCGGAAGCCATCCGGCTTCTCGAATCCCTCCGCCGAAGGCAGTAA
- a CDS encoding DHH family phosphoesterase: MPATQSAPPRRTAATAEPEDPLPPRLAHLPARDKLERLLKVARGKKKALILTHDNPDPDSLAAAVTLAHILERRAGMEARVGYGGIIGRAENVAFVRVLRLPVSHVSQLDFEAYDFFGLVDTQPSVGNHSLPARLRADVVMDHHPLRDESLQAPFADVGGDFGATATMLVEYLRAARLEPSVDVATALFYGIKADTRDLGRETTQTDIDSYLWLFPRCDKHLLGQIEHPEVPARYFQLFHTSIERAKVYGTAIITDLEEVYSPDMVAEIAERMMFLDGMKWSLAYGTFRNQLFVSLRVKDRRMNAGRLIRETCESFGGSSGGHGSMAGARLPLSGKASQRKALKRELVNRFLKAFGVSEQRPVSLLAAQDD, encoded by the coding sequence ATGCCTGCGACACAGTCCGCCCCCCCCCGCCGAACCGCGGCCACGGCAGAGCCGGAAGACCCCCTGCCCCCACGGCTCGCCCACCTGCCCGCCCGGGACAAGCTGGAACGGCTGCTGAAAGTGGCCCGAGGGAAGAAGAAAGCCCTCATCCTCACCCACGACAACCCGGACCCCGACTCGCTGGCGGCCGCCGTCACGCTCGCCCACATCCTGGAGCGCCGGGCAGGCATGGAGGCCCGCGTCGGCTACGGGGGCATCATCGGCCGCGCGGAGAATGTGGCCTTCGTGCGGGTGCTGCGGCTGCCCGTCTCGCACGTCTCGCAGCTCGACTTCGAGGCCTATGACTTCTTCGGCCTGGTGGACACGCAGCCGTCCGTGGGCAACCACTCGCTGCCCGCCCGGCTGCGCGCGGACGTGGTGATGGACCACCACCCGCTCCGGGACGAGAGCCTGCAGGCGCCCTTCGCGGACGTGGGCGGCGACTTCGGCGCCACCGCGACGATGCTGGTGGAGTACCTGCGCGCGGCCCGCCTGGAGCCCTCGGTGGACGTGGCCACCGCGCTCTTCTACGGCATCAAGGCGGACACGCGGGACTTGGGCCGCGAGACGACCCAGACGGACATCGACAGCTACCTGTGGCTCTTCCCGCGCTGCGACAAGCACCTGCTGGGGCAGATCGAACACCCCGAGGTGCCGGCACGGTACTTCCAGCTGTTCCACACCTCCATCGAGCGGGCGAAGGTGTACGGCACCGCCATCATCACGGACCTGGAGGAGGTGTACTCCCCGGACATGGTGGCCGAGATCGCCGAGCGGATGATGTTCCTGGACGGCATGAAGTGGTCGCTGGCGTACGGCACCTTCCGCAACCAGCTCTTCGTCTCCCTGCGGGTGAAGGACCGGCGGATGAACGCGGGGCGGTTGATCCGCGAGACGTGCGAGAGCTTCGGCGGCTCCTCGGGAGGCCACGGCAGCATGGCGGGGGCGCGCCTGCCCCTGTCGGGCAAGGCCAGCCAGCGCAAGGCGCTCAAGCGCGAGCTGGTGAACCGGTTCCTCAAGGCCTTCGGTGTCTCCGAGCAACGGCCCGTGTCGCTGCTGGCCGCCCAGGACGATTGA
- a CDS encoding cysteine desulfurase family protein — protein sequence MIYWDHNAATPLLPEVSQALARAFLEGGAGNASSIHQAGRDARRRLDGARARVAKVLGCEPKEVCFTGSGSEADALAIKGAFVSRKEPLRRRIVTSALEHPAVLAALTQLEKQGAEVVRLRPGADGRVPAGALLEALTPQTALCSLMWANNETGVVQPVREAALACRQRGILFHTDAVQAAGKLPVSLREVDADLLALSAHKFGGPAGAGVLVVRKDVDLQALVPGHQEGSHRGGTQNVPYAEALALALELSQARQEASSAQVGALRDFFEREVQARLPGVTVNGGGAPRVPNTSNLCFHGADGEALLIALDLEGICASSGSACASGTLSPSHVLLAMGLTPAQAHGSLRFSLGPGTTQDEVQRVVRALETHVPRARDIASRDLA from the coding sequence TTGATCTACTGGGACCACAACGCGGCCACGCCGCTGCTCCCCGAGGTGTCCCAGGCGCTCGCCCGGGCCTTCCTGGAGGGGGGCGCCGGCAACGCCTCCAGCATTCACCAGGCAGGCCGTGACGCCCGGCGGCGGCTGGATGGCGCGCGGGCCCGGGTGGCGAAGGTGCTGGGGTGCGAGCCCAAGGAAGTCTGCTTCACCGGCTCGGGCTCGGAGGCGGACGCGCTGGCGATCAAGGGCGCCTTCGTGTCGCGGAAGGAGCCGCTGCGCCGCCGCATCGTCACCTCCGCCCTGGAGCACCCGGCGGTGCTCGCCGCGCTGACGCAGCTGGAGAAGCAGGGCGCGGAGGTGGTGCGGCTGCGGCCCGGCGCGGACGGCCGTGTCCCGGCCGGGGCGCTGCTGGAGGCGCTCACGCCCCAGACGGCGCTGTGCTCCTTGATGTGGGCCAACAATGAAACGGGCGTGGTGCAGCCCGTGCGGGAGGCCGCCCTCGCCTGCCGCCAGCGCGGCATCCTCTTCCACACGGACGCGGTCCAGGCCGCGGGCAAGCTCCCGGTGAGCCTGCGCGAGGTGGACGCGGACCTGCTCGCGCTCTCCGCCCACAAGTTCGGCGGCCCCGCCGGCGCAGGGGTGCTGGTGGTGCGCAAGGACGTGGACCTTCAGGCGCTCGTTCCCGGGCACCAGGAAGGCAGCCACCGGGGCGGCACGCAGAACGTGCCCTACGCGGAGGCCCTGGCCCTGGCGCTGGAGCTGTCCCAGGCCCGGCAGGAGGCCTCCAGCGCCCAGGTGGGGGCGCTGCGGGACTTCTTCGAGCGCGAAGTCCAGGCCCGCCTGCCCGGCGTCACCGTCAACGGCGGCGGGGCGCCGCGCGTGCCCAACACCAGCAACCTGTGCTTCCACGGCGCGGACGGCGAGGCGCTGCTCATCGCGCTGGACCTGGAGGGCATCTGCGCCTCCTCGGGCTCGGCCTGTGCGTCGGGAACCCTCTCCCCGTCCCACGTCCTGCTCGCCATGGGGCTCACGCCCGCGCAGGCCCACGGCAGCCTGCGCTTCTCCCTGGGCCCAGGCACCACCCAGGACGAGGTGCAGCGGGTCGTGAGGGCGCTCGAAACGCACGTGCCCCGGGCGCGCGACATCGCCTCCCGGGACCTGGCCTGA
- a CDS encoding serine/threonine-protein kinase, whose protein sequence is MTPPATPRPTQVFGNFELLAQLGKGGMAEVYRAKVLSGRYEGWQVALKRLLPSLVKDPASVELFIREADLSTQLDHPNIVKVLDVGIAENTYYIVMELVDGRDLGQVLRRCKHRGIPLPVDFAVYLGKVLLDALAYAHTATGPRGDALGIVHCDVSPSNLFISRIGEIKLGDFGVARVFVDGSRDGEEVLGKPYYLSPESLQGRVTPEADLWAATVVLYELLTLERPFTGNTPEEVFFNIRHRRYRPLHVLRPEIPESLEEVLSRGFAERAEDRFPTAEAYAQALTPHYDERVGTPLAIAALVRGLFGTSD, encoded by the coding sequence GTGACGCCCCCCGCCACCCCCCGCCCGACCCAGGTGTTCGGCAACTTCGAGCTGCTCGCGCAGCTCGGCAAGGGGGGCATGGCCGAGGTGTACCGGGCCAAGGTGCTCTCCGGCCGCTACGAGGGGTGGCAGGTGGCCCTCAAGCGGCTGCTCCCGTCGCTGGTGAAGGATCCCGCCTCGGTCGAGCTCTTCATCCGCGAGGCGGACCTGTCCACGCAGCTGGACCATCCCAACATCGTCAAGGTGCTGGATGTGGGGATCGCCGAGAACACCTACTACATCGTGATGGAGCTGGTGGACGGCCGGGACCTGGGCCAGGTGCTGCGCCGCTGCAAGCACCGGGGGATTCCCCTGCCGGTGGACTTCGCGGTGTACCTGGGCAAGGTGCTGCTGGATGCGCTCGCGTACGCGCACACCGCCACCGGCCCCCGGGGGGATGCGCTGGGCATCGTCCACTGCGATGTCTCCCCGTCCAACCTGTTCATCTCCCGGATAGGAGAAATCAAGCTCGGGGACTTCGGCGTGGCCCGGGTGTTCGTCGATGGCTCCCGCGATGGCGAGGAGGTCCTCGGCAAGCCCTACTACCTGTCGCCCGAGTCGCTGCAGGGCCGCGTCACGCCGGAGGCGGACCTGTGGGCCGCCACCGTGGTGCTCTACGAGCTGCTGACGCTGGAGCGCCCCTTCACGGGCAACACCCCCGAGGAGGTCTTCTTCAACATCCGCCACCGGCGCTACCGGCCCCTGCACGTGCTGCGGCCGGAGATTCCCGAGTCCCTGGAGGAGGTCCTCTCCCGGGGGTTCGCCGAGCGCGCGGAGGATCGCTTCCCCACGGCGGAGGCGTACGCGCAGGCCCTCACGCCCCACTATGACGAGCGCGTGGGCACGCCCCTGGCCATCGCCGCGCTCGTCCGGGGCCTGTTCGGCACCAGCGACTGA
- a CDS encoding tetratricopeptide repeat protein, giving the protein MMPPSALSMAPVSSITGLAVAFLLLVPGLAAAAPLASGPFRADPYGQFELVAEGERVSGVQTQSGGTCSQVGKGPVLEGTFQDRVLVGWLKVCQTGNGCAPEQAYPILAFYNEQDQTLVAHVRLRSGCESPVLKDKRFILQAIPPERGALGGGGSTLASELASKRGSPKFEQARAEREKGERFYLNKQYKEAAEAFRRSVESEPSWAAYLGLGSSQFKQGQLPAALKSLERALQLQPKNPDILYMMGSVHAQLGNKKRALSLLRQTVDLGYALHTVIEGDPDLLSQLGGDREFQELVKRSSEKAASSRTTSGPGTPNP; this is encoded by the coding sequence ATGATGCCCCCGTCCGCCCTCTCCATGGCCCCCGTGTCTTCTATAACCGGCCTCGCCGTGGCCTTCTTGTTGCTGGTGCCTGGACTGGCCGCGGCTGCCCCCTTGGCGTCGGGCCCCTTCCGGGCCGACCCCTATGGCCAGTTCGAGCTGGTGGCCGAGGGGGAGCGCGTCTCGGGGGTGCAGACGCAGAGCGGTGGCACCTGCTCCCAGGTCGGCAAGGGCCCCGTGCTGGAGGGCACCTTCCAGGACCGGGTGCTCGTGGGGTGGCTCAAGGTCTGTCAGACGGGCAACGGGTGCGCGCCCGAGCAGGCCTACCCCATCCTGGCCTTCTACAATGAGCAGGACCAGACGCTGGTGGCCCACGTGCGGCTGCGCAGCGGGTGCGAGTCGCCCGTCCTCAAGGACAAGCGCTTCATCCTCCAGGCCATTCCCCCGGAGCGGGGGGCGCTGGGAGGGGGGGGCTCCACGCTCGCCTCCGAGCTGGCAAGCAAGCGGGGCTCCCCGAAGTTCGAGCAGGCCCGGGCCGAGCGGGAGAAGGGGGAGCGGTTCTACCTGAACAAGCAATACAAGGAGGCCGCGGAGGCCTTCCGGCGCAGCGTGGAGAGCGAGCCGAGCTGGGCGGCTTACCTGGGGCTGGGCTCCAGCCAGTTCAAGCAGGGGCAGCTGCCCGCGGCGCTCAAGTCCCTGGAGCGGGCGCTTCAGCTTCAGCCGAAGAACCCGGACATCCTCTATATGATGGGCAGCGTCCACGCCCAGCTGGGCAACAAGAAGCGGGCGCTGAGCCTGCTGCGGCAGACGGTCGACCTGGGCTACGCGCTGCACACCGTCATCGAGGGGGATCCCGACCTGCTCTCGCAGCTGGGCGGGGACCGGGAGTTCCAGGAGCTGGTGAAGCGGTCGAGCGAGAAGGCCGCGTCCTCCCGCACAACATCAGGCCCCGGAACCCCGAACCCGTGA
- a CDS encoding 5-formyltetrahydrofolate cyclo-ligase — protein MSETVAAEEAAKKQSLREELTARRKAMTPDLIDGRGLKVQSRFLASPYYQKARTVALYAPIRGEVPTRDILIAALQDEKIVCYPLSHVHGRILSFRAIKSESELEPGRLGVREPTNSSDLIPVDQIDLFVVPGLGFTRDGKRLGRGGGYYDATLRAASARSRRVGLGFNDQVVSWLPVNGDDVDMDLIVTESESLRGLYRDWDFLDT, from the coding sequence GTGAGCGAGACGGTGGCGGCAGAAGAGGCGGCGAAGAAGCAGTCCTTGCGCGAGGAGTTGACGGCACGGCGCAAGGCGATGACGCCAGACCTCATCGACGGGCGTGGGTTGAAGGTGCAGTCTCGGTTCCTGGCATCGCCGTACTATCAGAAAGCCAGGACGGTGGCGTTGTACGCGCCGATCCGAGGAGAGGTGCCGACGCGGGACATTCTGATCGCGGCGTTGCAGGACGAGAAGATCGTCTGCTACCCGCTGTCCCACGTGCATGGGCGCATCCTCTCCTTCCGGGCCATCAAATCGGAGAGCGAGCTGGAACCGGGACGGCTGGGGGTGCGCGAGCCCACCAACTCCTCGGATCTGATTCCAGTGGACCAGATCGATTTGTTCGTGGTGCCGGGGTTGGGCTTCACCCGGGACGGCAAGCGGCTCGGCCGGGGCGGTGGCTACTATGACGCCACGCTCCGGGCGGCTTCCGCGCGCAGCCGCCGGGTGGGCCTGGGCTTCAATGACCAGGTGGTCTCCTGGCTGCCCGTGAACGGCGACGATGTGGACATGGACCTCATCGTCACCGAGAGCGAGTCGCTGCGCGGGCTCTACCGCGACTGGGACTTCCTGGACACCTGA
- the tyrS gene encoding tyrosine--tRNA ligase produces MTQDLLRKATPEEQFEEVTRGTVDIQVPEELKKKLERSYREGKPLTIKVGFDPTRPDLHLGHSLLLTRMRRFQEFGHTVVFLIGDFTALIGDPSGKNSTRPPLSRDEVKANAETYKQQVFKVLDAQRTVVRFNSEWINALGTEGMIRLASAYSVQRMLERDDFKKRFRDNRSIALHEFLYPLLQGYDSVELKADVELGATDQLFNLLVGRQLMKDQGLEPQVIMTGPILEGLDAKLVDGKITGDKMSKSLDNYVGIDEPAEQIFGKLMSITDDLMWRYYELLSSRPLKELHALKASVESGQSHPKAAKVAFAQEIASRFQGEEAGRRAAEDFEARFKNKQLDTDSLPLVEVSLEGAAKVLVTKVLPETKLVASATEARKLMAQGGVRIAGEKVTDPKAELGAGEYLVQVGKLKAARLKLS; encoded by the coding sequence ATGACCCAGGATCTGCTGCGCAAGGCGACCCCAGAAGAGCAGTTCGAGGAAGTGACCCGTGGCACCGTGGACATCCAGGTGCCCGAGGAGCTCAAGAAGAAGCTCGAGCGCTCGTACCGCGAGGGCAAGCCGCTCACCATCAAGGTGGGCTTCGACCCGACGCGGCCCGACCTTCACCTGGGGCACTCGCTGCTGCTCACGCGCATGCGGCGCTTCCAGGAGTTTGGCCACACGGTGGTGTTCCTCATCGGCGACTTCACGGCGCTGATTGGAGACCCGTCCGGCAAGAACTCCACGCGTCCTCCGCTGTCGCGCGACGAAGTCAAGGCGAACGCGGAGACGTACAAGCAGCAGGTCTTCAAGGTGCTGGACGCGCAGCGCACGGTGGTGCGCTTCAACTCCGAGTGGATCAACGCCCTGGGCACCGAGGGGATGATTCGCCTGGCGTCGGCCTACTCCGTCCAGCGCATGCTGGAGCGGGACGACTTCAAGAAGCGCTTCCGCGACAACCGCTCCATCGCGCTGCACGAGTTCCTGTACCCGCTGCTGCAGGGCTACGACTCGGTGGAGCTGAAGGCGGACGTGGAGCTGGGCGCGACGGATCAGCTCTTCAACCTGCTCGTGGGCCGCCAGCTCATGAAGGACCAGGGCCTGGAGCCCCAGGTCATCATGACGGGCCCCATCCTGGAGGGCCTGGACGCGAAGCTGGTGGACGGGAAGATCACCGGCGACAAGATGTCCAAGAGCCTGGACAACTACGTGGGCATCGACGAGCCGGCGGAGCAGATCTTCGGCAAGCTGATGAGCATCACGGACGATCTGATGTGGCGCTACTACGAGCTGCTCTCGTCCCGGCCGCTCAAGGAGCTCCACGCGCTGAAGGCCTCCGTGGAGTCGGGCCAGTCCCACCCCAAGGCCGCGAAGGTGGCGTTCGCGCAGGAGATCGCCTCCCGGTTCCAGGGCGAGGAGGCGGGCCGCCGCGCCGCGGAGGACTTCGAGGCGCGCTTCAAGAACAAGCAGCTGGACACCGACAGCCTGCCGCTCGTGGAAGTCTCCCTGGAGGGGGCTGCGAAGGTGCTGGTGACCAAGGTCCTGCCGGAGACGAAGCTCGTGGCCTCCGCCACCGAGGCCCGCAAGCTGATGGCCCAGGGCGGGGTGCGCATCGCGGGCGAGAAGGTGACGGATCCGAAGGCGGAGCTGGGCGCGGGCGAATACCTCGTCCAGGTGGGCAAGCTGAAGGCCGCCCGGCTCAAGCTGAGCTGA
- a CDS encoding 2OG-Fe(II) oxygenase, producing MRPIYSGAATIVREAADVRTPLPCFLLRGVFSRSECLGLIQEAEREGFQATGRDYPPSYRDNDRQVHDDAALADTVFARLQPFLPERLVDAAGDTWHLQGLNPRFRFCRYQGGQRFCIHRDGAYAPSPRVRSHLTCMLYLNDAREFSGGATRYYADRSEGAGLLGAVRPEAGTLIVFDHALWHDGEAVSEGTKYVLRTDVLYEHEAPAPTDLDGVLTGHQGYVWSVLARRDGRLATASRDGTVRLWRASAGHWDCDAVLTGHTASAVALAEDAHGRLWSASRDRTVRRWDTGTAHIVGRHEGAVLSLAALDDGRMASGGADGLIRLWPSDGGAPEVLQGHTGWVWALAALPGGWLASGSEDGTVRLWRTSRPHEVSSSASVGAPVRALTVLPDGRLVSGGATGGLTLWQPSLSPHPTLHALHTQRVHTGAVCALAPLSGGRLASGGEDDGIHLTRLPDFTRLCRHAHGDFVRGLAVLPGDLLASASYDTTVRLWPVEGPEGTPA from the coding sequence ATGCGACCAATTTACTCCGGTGCCGCCACCATCGTCCGGGAGGCCGCGGACGTCCGGACGCCCCTGCCCTGCTTCCTGCTCCGGGGGGTGTTCTCCCGGAGCGAGTGCCTGGGCCTCATCCAGGAGGCGGAGCGCGAGGGCTTCCAGGCCACGGGCCGGGACTACCCCCCGTCCTACCGGGACAACGACCGGCAGGTGCATGACGACGCGGCGCTGGCGGACACGGTCTTCGCGCGCCTCCAGCCGTTTCTGCCCGAGCGGCTCGTGGATGCCGCGGGAGACACGTGGCACCTCCAGGGCCTCAACCCGCGCTTCCGCTTCTGCCGCTACCAGGGAGGCCAGCGCTTCTGCATCCACCGGGATGGCGCCTACGCGCCCAGCCCCCGGGTGCGCTCGCACCTGACGTGCATGCTCTACCTCAACGACGCCCGGGAGTTCTCGGGCGGGGCCACCCGCTACTACGCCGATCGCTCCGAGGGGGCCGGGCTGCTGGGCGCCGTCCGTCCCGAGGCGGGCACCTTGATCGTCTTCGATCACGCGCTCTGGCACGACGGCGAAGCGGTCTCCGAGGGAACCAAGTACGTCCTGCGGACCGATGTCCTCTATGAGCACGAGGCCCCCGCGCCCACGGACCTGGACGGCGTGCTCACCGGGCACCAGGGCTACGTCTGGAGCGTGCTGGCGCGCCGGGATGGGCGCCTGGCCACCGCCTCGCGCGACGGCACCGTGCGGCTGTGGCGCGCCTCAGCGGGACACTGGGACTGCGACGCCGTGCTGACGGGCCACACCGCCTCGGCCGTCGCCCTGGCGGAGGACGCCCACGGCCGGCTCTGGAGCGCCTCGCGGGACCGGACGGTCCGCCGCTGGGACACCGGCACCGCCCACATCGTGGGCCGCCACGAGGGGGCCGTACTGAGTCTGGCCGCCCTGGACGATGGACGCATGGCCAGCGGCGGTGCGGATGGGCTCATCCGGCTGTGGCCCTCGGACGGGGGCGCCCCGGAGGTCCTCCAGGGGCATACGGGCTGGGTCTGGGCCCTGGCGGCCCTGCCGGGCGGGTGGCTGGCCTCGGGCTCCGAGGATGGAACGGTGCGCCTGTGGCGGACCTCCCGGCCTCACGAGGTCTCTTCATCCGCCTCGGTGGGAGCGCCGGTCCGGGCCCTCACCGTGCTGCCGGACGGAAGGCTGGTCTCGGGTGGGGCCACGGGGGGGCTGACCCTCTGGCAGCCCTCCCTCTCCCCTCACCCCACCCTTCACGCCCTGCACACCCAGCGCGTCCACACGGGGGCGGTGTGCGCCCTGGCCCCCCTGAGCGGTGGGCGCCTGGCCAGTGGCGGGGAGGACGACGGCATCCACCTCACCCGCCTGCCGGACTTCACCCGCCTCTGCCGCCACGCCCACGGGGACTTCGTCCGGGGCCTGGCCGTGCTGCCCGGGGACTTGCTCGCGAGCGCCTCCTACGACACCACCGTGCGGCTGTGGCCCGTCGAAGGCCCCGAGGGCACCCCCGCTTAG